CTCAAAACAGAAATTGAACAAAAGGTCTGGTCATTGCAGGGAGCTGCTGAGAATATAGTTTTATGGCGATTTGTATTTACTGCAGGAAACTGAAGCAAAGTTAGCTTTGAGTGAAGCTGAAGAAATGGCAAAAGCTGAGTTGATTTCGGCAATTGCAAAAGAGAAGGTAGcgcaaattgaaaaaaaatggcAGAGGCAGATCTTAATGGTAAGTAAAGACGAAACACTCTACTTCATTTCCTACTTTCTAATGGTATATAATACTGCCGAGACTGTTTGAAATTATAACTAGGAAGAAGGTTTAGGGATCTAGAtgtaagtttaaaaaaattcatcaagACAATGGAAATCTTGAAACACATTATCCAAGGAAGGATTCTATTGAGGTTCTAATGAACTCATCAAGCATACATTATAACTTTACAACttacaagaatttttgttacctatctctttcttttcttctaatTTCCGTAGATAAAGGCGTTGTGTATGGCATTCTATGCGCGCTCTGAAGAGGCTCGCCAAAGTCATTCAATTCACAAGCTTGCATTGGTAAGAAACGAATGGTCTGATTTTGTTGTGGGTTCATCATGTTGGTAATGTCATGTAACTCTATTTTTCTGTTGATATATATGATTCAAAGGAAGTTTGGGTTATTGTAGGGTGCACTTGCGCTGGAAGATACACTCTCCAAAGGGTTGCCAATCCAAAATGAGATAGATATGCTTCAGACTTATCTTGAAGGAATTCATCAGGACTCAATGTTAGACTTGGTGTTATCATCTCTTCCAGAGGAAGCACTATCCACTGGAACAGATACAGTACAGCAGCTGAACCAGAAGGTGGGCTTATTTCACAGATGTCAAAAAAGAGTTAAGAGAGTTGAACTAATAATCTCTTATTCTTGTATCTTCAGTTTAATACCTTGAGAGGAGCACTTAGACACTTCAGTCTCATTCCACCTGGTGGCGGAGGAATCTTAGCACATTCACTAGCAGATATAGCATCGTGGCTCAAGGTGTTAAAGGAAGTAAAGCAGAGGAAATAGTGAATGCTTGGGTGAGACGTGCAAGAAACAGAGCCATCACAGAACAAGCTGTAACTCTTCTCCAATCTTATGCAACTTGTGCTAGCCTCACTTGATCATCTGGCCCAGAGTCCTCAAGTTCATTGATTTTGGCCAGAGGAAGAATCATTGGTTGTTACGATTCTCAATTCTTCTGTTTATAATAACTGCACTATGAAACATACACTGTTTCTTTTAGGACTCATCACTGGTTTGGTGTTTAAAATCACAGTTGTCCTTATCTGAGTTAGAATTTAACAGAAGCAGCTGAATGCGCTTAAATTTTGTTAGAATCGCCCGTATTTCTATAAACAATTCAAATCCTCCCattttcaatttattatttgaattttcatatatttggtGAAGAAATATAGCTTAAGTTCACAGGTTAAAAGATTGTTGATGAATTTTAATGTTAGACACGGCATTCACTTTCGGTCAGTACCCTTTTGCATTATTGTTGTGTTCCTAAATACCAAATTAAGAATCTAAGAAAGATAACACACTAAACCAAACGACCACAAAGGTCATGCATGTATCTTTTTTTATCCATTTATGGGACATATATAATTCAAACCTTGTCCTGTCCGCATTATAAAGTTCTGCACTTTTTTTATGGTCAGGTTTGGACTCTGGTTGTTAGCAACAAAACCATATTATTATTTGACAtggatttaaataaaatttggatCTGTTGCAGGAAACTTCTTCTCGCCGGTTCCTTATAGTTAGAGGTGTGATTAGATTATGGTATCTAACTATTAAACGTACCGACTGCTGTAGGTTTGCTCGACAACTTCAAAACATTATACAATTTTGTCAGCTAACATACCGCTAATTTTTGGTGTGTAGTTACTTCCATAAAATATGACCATTCTATGAGTTCTATTTTACTGAGAAAAGTACGAATGTACTTATTTGTATTTACGGAGAATGTCAGCTCCTTCGACGATATTTGATATACAAAAATTGAATTTGAGAAGCTGAAATATTCCCTCAGCATCATGAACGGATAATTGCTGGATGTGTAATTATATTGTATCTATTATTGAATTGTGATCTAAATGTATTAATACACcagcaaaagaaaaactaataacCAGCAAACCTTAAATATGAAACAGCTAAGTTGAGGAGTTAGGTGGCACAACTCATCCAATCAGGAGACAACCTAACACGCGGATTTAAATCAGCGCCGTCAGATATAAGTCACCTCAACATATCAACGCTCAAGATCTCCCCCTCGTACGTGTGAAGCTGTCTCGAAGTAGGCCACGATGTTTTATCACctttaattttactaaattttaattttatcattgATCCCATTTTAATTTAATAGTGAACCGACTATTATTGTTTAGATAAATTACTTTAAATTCGTTAATAGATGATGCATGGCTCTCACCTTCTTCCTGCCTTCCTATGAATAACAAAACttacaaaaaaacattttaaaagtcGTGCTATTATTCCATTATTGCAGCTATATTCACATGAATTCCCTACAATTCTACCttcgtatatatatttttcaagaaTGTTACAAACAGGTTTTATTTAAAGCCATTTATTTCGTTCAACTCAGATATTTACCGGTTTGGTTGATCAAAAATTATCATATCAGAGCGCAACCCTTGGTTCCAAACTTTTCTCATCAACTACTATCTTTACCTTAACAACAAGGTCTTTGGCATATATATTGCTTACAGCCTAAGTTCTTAAAGtaacattttctatatttttataaaacgggCCAAATTTTAATTGATGTTGTGTCAATTTTAAACACAACAAGATACTCTTTCTTTCGTACCAAATACAATAATGTACTCAAAAGtagattattttattaaaatatcagAGGCCCTATATAAGTCGAGACAACCTAGCTAGCAACTCATTGCAAATCGAAACCAAAACAAATATCCATACAAACACAACACATATTTGAGAGACACAGAGGAAGAGAATAACCCATTCGTAGTTTTCttgcaaacataaaaaaaaaagccaaaaatCAGAACAAGAAGATGGGAGTTGGAGGAACATTAGAGTATATATCTGAGCTAATAGGAAGTGGAGGAAGTCATAGCTATggcaagaggaagaagaagaagcagtttCAGACAGTAGAGCTCAAAGTTAGAATGGATTGTGATGGTTGTGTCCTCAAGGTCAAAAACTCTCTATCTTCTCTAAAAGGTAAACTAACTACTTTTATAATCTAAATTAACATTTAGTTATCAAAATTCTCGTTCTATCCCATGTGAAATAGTGTTttcgaaaaggaaaaaaagaagtgTTGTCAGTTGAGCTACTTTGGTTTTTTTAATTTCGCTCACGTCCCGTTTTACCTCTCATACTTAACTCGTTTTGTTCAAACACTATCTAAAACATATACATGTACGTGAATGCACAGAGCTACATCTATAATTCCGTTTGTTAacatattcaaatattttaatatgtctTCTCAGGAGTTAAATCGGTGGAGATAAACAAGAAGCAGCAAAAGGTGACGGTGAGTGGTTACGCGGAAGCGAGCAAGGTGCTGAAGAAGGCGAAATCGACGGGGAAGAAGGCTGAGATATGGCCTTACGTACCGTACAACTTGGTGGCTCAGCCGTACATAGCTCAGGCTTACGACAAGAAGGCGCCACCTGGTTACGTTAGAAAAATGGACCCATACGTCACCACCGGGACGATGGCCGTCTACAACGATGACCCTTCTTACACTTCTATGTTTAGTGATGATAATCCCAATGCTTGCTCTATTATGTAATTATAAAACCACTAATAAAAAGgggtttatatttatatgtataaacatGGATTATATAgattttggtgtttttttttggttcaggaTTTTGTCTTCTTTTGCATGTGCTTTCTGTTTGTGTTACAAGaatgttaattaattttagtaaatGCATATAACCTAATCAATTGGATGTTATAAGTGATCATTGGCACATTACAGAAAGAACTATTCATTATGGAATTAATTTCAAGATTTTTTACTTTTACCAAAACATCTCTCACATCATCCGATCATgggttacttttttttttctggtcacTTGCTTACCATTAATTTAAGTTTGAGCTTTTTGCTTTAGGTGTTGTTCATGCTCTTTTAGCTAGTTTTTTGAGAACTCAAAAGTCCAACTCTTTTCTTTTCACCAactatgaaaagaaaaaaatccaaaaagtgGGTAGTAACAAATAAAGCTAACtctgagagaaagaagaaaacaaatatttcactACACAACATAAACTGCTTATAAAATGTTTCTATACATACCCATATGATTCTTGATCCTCAGATGTATACAAAGTAACACCAGCTTTTAAAAACATCTCCATTGCTCTGTAAATGGAACccaggatcagctccttctgtTGTTCATACCAAGAACCAAAGTTTTACACATTTGTTTTACCTCGAGATTCATAAGTTgttgtgggggggggggggggggggggggggggggaccaAAAACAGAGACATGACGCCGAATGAACAATCACATCGCAACTTTATTCTAGACTCTGTACATCTTTGTGACACAGGCTACATCAAATGACCTAGACTGAATCTAACCTAACACGCGCTTCTCCACCTTACATGATTTACCGAGGTCATAACTCAACCATAATTACGTATATGAGTTATGTCTTATTCTTCAAGAGCAAACTACTCATTGGGTTATAGTGGAAAAATGTCAATGTTTACATATGATAAGAGCTAGAGAATCTGGCGATATACATCATATACATAGCTATTTCTTCCTTTACAGAACGAAACTGGAGTTGGCAGGCTTCATCTTGTGTTACTTCCAGGGTAGATCTCAACAAAATTGATATCATATAGCAAAGTTGCATTGCCAGGTATGTTACAGTCACCTGCATTAACCAATACGACAGTCCCAATTATATAAATCATTGCTAGGAGCATAGAGCAGAAACACATATACAAAGAATGGTTTGGGAAGTACCGGAAAAGCATCCTGCAGGCTCTGGTCCATAAGCTAACTTAGGTGGAATCTGAAGTTTGCGCTTTCCCCCTGTAAATAAAACATTGGTTTCAGCCTAATAAAAGACACATACTCCGAACGTACGAAAATTAGAATACTACTTGCCTACTCGCATAGGAGGTACTCCTTCGCCTCCAAGAATCCCTTGGTCTAGACCCCTTATAACCTAATAATCACAAAGAGTAAGCAGTTAAGCACCAAGAAACTAACATCATTTTA
The Brassica napus cultivar Da-Ae chromosome A1, Da-Ae, whole genome shotgun sequence DNA segment above includes these coding regions:
- the LOC106369490 gene encoding heavy metal-associated isoprenylated plant protein 23, whose protein sequence is MGVGGTLEYISELIGSGGSHSYGKRKKKKQFQTVELKVRMDCDGCVLKVKNSLSSLKGVKSVEINKKQQKVTVSGYAEASKVLKKAKSTGKKAEIWPYVPYNLVAQPYIAQAYDKKAPPGYVRKMDPYVTTGTMAVYNDDPSYTSMFSDDNPNACSIM
- the LOC111199852 gene encoding uncharacterized protein LOC111199852 isoform X1; translated protein: MEDKLKTEIEQKETEAKLALSEAEEMAKAELISAIAKEKVAQIEKKWQRQILMIKALCMAFYARSEEARQSHSIHKLALGALALEDTLSKGLPIQNEIDMLQTYLEGIHQDSMLDLVLSSLPEEALSTGTDTVQQLNQKFNTLRGALRHFSLIPPGGGGILAHSLADIASWLKVLKEVKQRK
- the LOC111199852 gene encoding uncharacterized protein LOC111199852 isoform X2, encoding MEDKLKTEIEQKETEAKLALSEAEEMAKAELISAIAKEKGALALEDTLSKGLPIQNEIDMLQTYLEGIHQDSMLDLVLSSLPEEALSTGTDTVQQLNQKFNTLRGALRHFSLIPPGGGGILAHSLADIASWLKVLKEVKQRK